A single genomic interval of Littorina saxatilis isolate snail1 linkage group LG17, US_GU_Lsax_2.0, whole genome shotgun sequence harbors:
- the LOC138953096 gene encoding beta-1,3-galactosyltransferase 1-like: MCVTLVTAYSVMYSLFLSSHDTIASRAGSDGRYQQRNGAVRGQFPAKNAAYFAQGNIDNSVFDRLPRGQHIHFHPEKLHGGIAGDQSREDVHKVQNDPHDQVNEIRKTFNRRVKQYRVPRQQGNNAGQIHFQSQEVKAPHPNCNNCTRFPMPGFSKKLQNLCGDPRFNVVELVVLVSSRVVSFDERQVLRETWLGSTRWDWAARTRHIFLVGRTSKVSASKRLLREMDTYGDILQGNFPEGLRPETHKTMLGLTWVTRYCFHAKHVLKVDQDVWVNLPALVFYLRHHPLLQPTAVGGFCKNNEMPIRDPRSKYFASEEQYPDPEYPPFCSGPGYVTTPAVAKEIVKVSRGVPFFHLEDVYIGFCLRSLRMNVKHLPGFSLGKRDLAWITELCQLHDSRLILRQGFTPDEILFIWNEGKCRRNVVPRRLGLPLSKRQQQRRDVARQEKLLQQRQRRNGK, encoded by the exons ATGTGCGTCACACTCGTGACCGCGTACAGCGTCATGTACTCCCTCTTCCTTTCATCCCACGACACCATCGCCTCACGAGCCGGATCTGATGGAAGGTATCAGCAAAGAAACGGAGCTGTTCGAGGCCAATTTCCCGCAAAGAACGCAGCGTACTTTGCACAGGGGAACATCGACAACTCTGTGTTCGACCGCTTACCCCGAGGACAACACATTCACTTTCATCCCGAGAAGCTCCATGGAGGCATCGCTGGCGACCAAAGCCGTGAGGACGTTCACAAGGTTCAGAACGATCCCCACGACCAGGTCAACGAGATAAGGAAGACTTTCAACAGAAGGGTGAAGCAGTACCGTGTACCGAGACAGCAAGGCAATAACGCAGGTCAGATTCACTTTCAGTCGCAGGAGGTCAAAGCCCCGCACCCAAACTGCAACAACTGCACGCGATTCCCCATGCCGGGATTCTCGAAGAAGCTTCAAAATCTGTGTGGGGATCCCAGATTCAATGTCGTTGAGCTCGTGGTTCTCGTCTCGTCACGAGTGGTCAGCTTTGACGAGAGGCAAGTTCTGAGAGAGACATGGCTGGGGTCAACTAGATGGGACTGGGCAGCTCGG ACGAGGCACATATTCCTGGTTGGACGCACCTCCAAGGTGTCGGCGAGCAAGAGACTACTGCGCGAGATGGACACCTACGGGGACATACTGCAAGGGAACTTTCCAGAAGGGTTGCGACCCGAGACCCACAAAACCATGCTGGGACTCACCTGGGTCACGAGGTACTGTTTCCACGCGAAGCACGTGCTGAAGGTCGACCAGGACGTGTGGGTCAACCTGCCAGCGCTCGTGTTTTACTTGCGGCATCACCCTCTGCTACAGCCAACAGCGGTTGGTGGTTTCTGCAAGAACAACGAGATGCCGATCAGAGACCCTCGGTCGAAATACTTCGCGTCTGAAGAGCAGTACCCGGACCCGGAGTACCCCCCTTTCTGCAGCGGCCCAGGTTACGTCACCACGCCCGCCGTTGCCAAGGAGATCGTGAAAGTGTCACGTGGCGTGCCCTTCTTCCATCTTGAAGACGTGTACATCGGATTCTGTCTCCGCAGTCTGCGCATGAACGTCAAGCATCTTCCGGGGTTCAGTCTCGGCAAGCGTGACTTGGCGTGGATCACCGAGCTGTGCCAGTTGCATGACAGTCGGCTTATTTTACGCCAAGGATTTACGCCCGATGAGATTCTCTTTATATGGAATGAGGGGAAATGTAGGAGAAATGTGGTTCCGCGGCGTCTCGGTCTGCCTTTGTCAAAGAGACAACAACAGCGTCGGGACGTCGCAAGGCAAGAAAAGCTACTTCAGCAAAGGCAGAGAAGAAACGGAAAATGa